From the Pseudomonas putida genome, one window contains:
- a CDS encoding GrpB family protein yields the protein MALTSKIASYDSAWPLRFLADKPRIASAFGDELYAIHHVGSTAVPGLAAKPEIDVLIELEAHRDAQTRDGVLLGLGYVRGSDLSDGHHFYRRNVDGVRTHKLHICTRSHPAVIDMLKFRDLLRRDAAIRQQYEVLKFQLESSNTGGMAEYLEKKAPFIQAALSGMPLALGQSKFDDSD from the coding sequence ATGGCACTGACCAGCAAAATCGCTTCCTACGACTCAGCATGGCCCTTGCGTTTTCTGGCAGACAAGCCGCGCATTGCCTCTGCCTTCGGCGATGAACTCTATGCCATCCACCACGTTGGTAGTACTGCTGTACCAGGGCTGGCGGCGAAGCCCGAGATCGATGTGCTCATCGAGCTTGAAGCGCATCGGGATGCGCAGACGCGGGACGGCGTGCTGCTCGGGTTGGGGTATGTGCGCGGTAGTGATCTATCGGATGGGCATCATTTCTACCGGCGCAATGTAGATGGGGTTCGCACGCACAAACTCCATATTTGCACGCGGAGCCACCCTGCGGTCATCGACATGCTGAAGTTCAGGGATCTACTCAGGCGCGATGCCGCGATCCGTCAGCAGTATGAAGTGCTGAAGTTTCAGTTGGAGTCGAGCAATACGGGTGGAATGGCTGAGTACCTGGAAAAAAAAGCGCCATTCATTCAGGCGGCGCTGTCCGGTATGCCGCTTGCTCTTGGTCAAAGCAAGTTCGACGACAGCGACTAG
- a CDS encoding LysR family transcriptional regulator has product MDLAVLEIFRAVAEAQSVTRAAAALNRVQSNVTTRIRQLEDELGVELFLRDGKRMKLSERGQEFLVYAQQILALTEQAKQSMHPDRPAGLLRLGTMESTAASRLPQKLACFHREHPEVELTVTTGPTGRMLDAVMERRVDCALVAQPSSLKDGRWEAEPFPPEIESLPVFTEELVLVLPEGHPVVNGPDDVSLTTLGGFASSCSYRQIAEQWFNSGNGRPFRTLKVQELGSYHGILACVTAGSCFGIVPRSVLELIGGTTNLTLHPIMQIDTQLVCRAGYHTPAFKSLRDLLLS; this is encoded by the coding sequence ATGGATCTAGCGGTATTGGAAATTTTTCGTGCGGTAGCGGAAGCGCAAAGCGTGACGCGAGCGGCCGCGGCCCTGAATCGCGTGCAGTCGAACGTCACGACCAGGATCCGGCAGCTTGAGGACGAACTGGGTGTTGAGCTTTTCCTGCGTGATGGAAAACGCATGAAACTGTCCGAGCGGGGCCAGGAGTTCCTTGTCTACGCTCAGCAGATTCTTGCGCTCACAGAACAAGCGAAGCAGTCCATGCATCCCGATCGCCCGGCTGGCCTACTGCGCCTGGGGACAATGGAAAGTACTGCTGCCAGTCGCCTGCCACAGAAACTGGCTTGCTTTCACCGCGAGCATCCTGAGGTGGAGTTGACCGTTACAACCGGACCGACAGGACGAATGCTTGATGCTGTGATGGAGCGGCGTGTGGATTGTGCGTTGGTCGCACAACCCTCTTCCCTTAAGGATGGGCGTTGGGAAGCAGAGCCGTTCCCGCCTGAAATTGAGAGCCTCCCAGTCTTCACCGAAGAACTCGTATTGGTGTTGCCTGAAGGTCATCCGGTAGTGAATGGGCCCGATGATGTGTCGTTGACGACACTAGGCGGTTTCGCCTCCAGCTGTTCATACCGCCAAATCGCCGAGCAGTGGTTCAACAGCGGGAATGGGCGGCCTTTTCGAACTTTGAAGGTGCAGGAACTAGGGTCGTATCACGGGATATTGGCATGTGTGACGGCCGGGTCGTGCTTTGGCATCGTGCCGCGTTCTGTACTAGAACTGATTGGCGGCACGACGAACCTGACGCTGCATCCGATTATGCAGATTGATACCCAGTTGGTTTGCCGTGCTGGCTACCACACCCCGGCCTTCAAATCGTTGCGAGACCTGCTGCTGAGCTGA
- a CDS encoding winged helix-turn-helix transcriptional regulator, which produces MSRLDVTSDTVCPVARSMDLVGDKWTILVLRELYIGATRFEEMLIQTTATPQMLTSRLKALEANGLVERRPYSEKPLRYEYHLTDKGWDFYPVIYALRAWGEKWCKHPDEGLAVHFVHRACGHDVGVASVCPHCGDAVEREDLEALISDRFLHEREFRRDAFKRK; this is translated from the coding sequence ATGTCGAGGCTGGACGTGACAAGCGATACGGTGTGCCCGGTGGCACGCTCGATGGATCTAGTGGGCGACAAATGGACCATTTTGGTCCTGCGTGAGCTGTACATAGGCGCGACACGCTTCGAGGAAATGCTGATCCAGACCACCGCTACGCCCCAGATGCTGACTTCGCGGCTCAAAGCGCTGGAGGCGAATGGCCTGGTCGAACGCCGGCCCTACAGCGAGAAGCCGCTGCGCTACGAATATCATCTGACCGACAAGGGCTGGGACTTCTATCCTGTGATTTACGCGCTGCGCGCCTGGGGCGAGAAGTGGTGCAAGCACCCGGATGAGGGGCTGGCCGTGCATTTCGTGCACCGCGCCTGCGGCCATGATGTGGGTGTGGCCAGCGTTTGTCCTCACTGCGGCGACGCTGTGGAACGCGAGGACTTGGAAGCGCTGATCAGCGATCGTTTCCTTCACGAACGCGAGTTTCGTCGAGATGCTTTCAAGCGGAAGTAG
- a CDS encoding LysE family translocator, producing the protein MDIINFPFFAAAVLALHATPGPDTAYVVGRTLAHGRGAGLISALGITAGCLVHTIASTLGFSALIAAVPAAFDAVRILGALYLAYQGVRLILSKPSVSAEGGGLHASLSYRRLFTQAFLTNVLNPKVILFYLAFFPQFVDPEGVHKPAAYLVLGVYFAVTAGIWASGVVWFAGALGRKMKTSQAKAVLLNRAIGALFVGLGAKLLASS; encoded by the coding sequence ATGGACATCATCAATTTTCCCTTTTTTGCCGCCGCTGTCCTCGCACTCCATGCCACCCCAGGGCCCGACACAGCCTATGTTGTCGGGCGCACCCTTGCGCATGGCAGGGGGGCTGGCCTCATCTCGGCGTTGGGTATCACAGCGGGTTGTCTGGTTCACACGATTGCTAGCACATTAGGATTCAGTGCACTGATCGCGGCGGTTCCAGCCGCATTTGATGCTGTGCGTATTCTCGGTGCCTTGTACCTCGCTTATCAGGGCGTCAGGCTGATACTCAGCAAACCGTCGGTTTCAGCGGAGGGCGGTGGCTTGCACGCTTCGCTTTCATATCGCAGGTTGTTCACTCAGGCCTTCCTCACAAACGTCCTGAATCCCAAAGTGATCCTGTTCTACCTCGCATTCTTCCCTCAATTTGTCGATCCTGAGGGTGTTCATAAGCCCGCGGCCTATCTAGTGCTTGGAGTTTATTTCGCAGTCACTGCAGGTATCTGGGCGAGTGGCGTTGTGTGGTTTGCTGGGGCCTTGGGACGGAAAATGAAAACAAGCCAGGCTAAGGCAGTGCTGCTCAATCGCGCTATAGGGGCTTTGTTCGTTGGGCTGGGAGCCAAGTTACTGGCCTCATCCTAG
- a CDS encoding GlxA family transcriptional regulator, with amino-acid sequence MRPQVTLAILGMPGVQLLDACGPLDVFAEANRQAGYEAYRLLLLACEPGPLVSSSGTRLIPDAWIGEEIDAIDTLLIAGTPQAADQYLRSGILDWLRQRAPLSRRFGSVCTGAFALAAAGLLDGRRVTTHWAVAQPLSERYPQVTVEADAIQVHDGNLRTAAGVTAGLDLALTLVQEDLGDEIAKDVAGHLVMYFKRTGGQMQFSRHGSTSPTGRSALQALQRYVAANPALDHGVANLAERMGVSPRHFARIFQNDVGMTPAAWVEQTRVNAARERLEAGNDAPKQVAAMCGFANADTLRRAFVRHMGVTPAEYRKRYARPC; translated from the coding sequence ATGCGCCCTCAAGTAACTCTCGCCATCCTGGGCATGCCAGGGGTTCAGCTTCTCGACGCTTGCGGTCCATTGGACGTCTTCGCGGAGGCCAACCGGCAAGCGGGGTATGAAGCCTATCGGTTGCTTCTGCTCGCTTGTGAACCTGGACCGCTGGTGAGCTCTTCGGGTACCCGGTTAATTCCTGATGCTTGGATTGGAGAGGAGATCGATGCAATTGATACCTTGCTGATTGCTGGAACCCCTCAAGCAGCCGATCAGTACCTTCGATCAGGAATTCTGGATTGGCTCCGCCAGCGTGCTCCGTTGAGCAGGCGCTTCGGTTCGGTGTGCACTGGCGCATTTGCGCTAGCAGCTGCGGGGCTACTTGATGGCCGCCGGGTTACTACCCACTGGGCTGTGGCGCAGCCTCTATCTGAAAGATACCCACAAGTGACCGTGGAGGCGGATGCCATTCAGGTCCATGACGGAAATTTGAGGACTGCTGCGGGTGTAACGGCTGGACTGGATCTTGCGCTGACGTTGGTTCAGGAGGATTTGGGCGATGAGATTGCGAAGGACGTAGCAGGTCACCTGGTCATGTATTTCAAAAGAACCGGTGGGCAAATGCAGTTCAGTCGTCATGGATCTACCTCACCCACAGGGCGCTCTGCTCTACAGGCATTGCAGCGGTATGTCGCGGCAAATCCGGCTCTGGATCATGGGGTTGCGAACCTGGCAGAGCGAATGGGCGTAAGCCCAAGGCATTTCGCCCGGATCTTTCAAAATGATGTGGGCATGACGCCGGCAGCGTGGGTGGAACAGACGAGGGTGAATGCTGCTCGCGAACGGCTGGAGGCTGGAAATGACGCGCCTAAGCAGGTAGCTGCCATGTGTGGATTTGCTAACGCAGACACGTTGCGCCGAGCTTTCGTCCGTCACATGGGTGTTACCCCTGCGGAATACCGCAAACGCTATGCGCGGCCGTGTTGA
- a CDS encoding HD domain-containing protein produces MTNAIAGIYVPDSSMAREITELVRDTASPLLFHHSSRVFYFASLAGKRLGLKYDDELLYAGCMFHDMGLTHQHSSDCCRFEVDGANAARDFLEGHGVNERDIERVWTAIALHTTPGIPGHMHPLIALVTAGVETDVLGLHHEELSADDRDAVVLAHPRGDRFKEAIIQTFYNGIRHKPHTTFGNVKADVIADKEPGFQPGNFCSIIRQSCWPS; encoded by the coding sequence ATGACTAACGCTATTGCTGGCATTTACGTGCCCGACAGTTCGATGGCCCGAGAAATCACCGAACTGGTCCGGGACACCGCTTCGCCCCTTCTTTTCCATCATTCGAGCCGCGTCTTTTATTTCGCATCGCTCGCCGGTAAGCGACTGGGCCTGAAGTACGACGACGAGCTCCTCTACGCGGGTTGCATGTTCCATGACATGGGCCTAACCCACCAGCACAGCAGCGATTGCTGCCGTTTCGAGGTCGATGGGGCGAATGCTGCGCGTGATTTTCTGGAAGGTCACGGCGTCAACGAGCGCGACATAGAGCGCGTTTGGACTGCAATTGCACTTCACACCACTCCAGGCATTCCGGGACATATGCACCCGCTCATTGCATTGGTCACCGCTGGTGTAGAGACTGATGTTCTCGGGTTGCACCATGAAGAACTCAGCGCTGACGATCGGGATGCCGTCGTTCTTGCACATCCTCGTGGCGATCGCTTCAAAGAAGCGATTATCCAGACGTTCTACAACGGCATCCGCCACAAGCCGCATACGACATTCGGCAACGTCAAGGCAGATGTGATCGCCGACAAGGAGCCTGGCTTCCAGCCTGGTAACTTCTGCAGCATCATTCGCCAGTCCTGCTGGCCAAGCTAA
- a CDS encoding alpha/beta fold hydrolase, translating to MTQSKHTNVAFKFAEADGVRVFYREAGAPDAPVLLLLHGFPSSSHQFRDLIPLLASRYRIIAPDLPGFGFTEVPAEREYVYTFDAIGKTIGDFVEKLGLKRYAMYFFDYGAPTGLRLALAHPERVSAIISQNGNAYLEGLGEAWAPIRKYWEDGLPESRQVINDAILHLEGTRWQYVEGVSDPSQIAPESYYLDALLLERPGNKEIQLDLFYDYQNNLKLYPEFQQFFRTTKVPTLAIWGKGDPFFIPPGAEAFKRDNPNAVVELLDTGHFALETHVQYIADRIVEVLGDSIN from the coding sequence ATGACCCAGTCCAAGCACACCAATGTCGCTTTCAAATTCGCCGAAGCTGATGGCGTCCGTGTCTTCTATCGAGAGGCCGGTGCTCCTGACGCTCCTGTCCTCCTTCTTTTGCACGGCTTCCCGAGCTCATCGCACCAGTTCCGTGATCTGATCCCTCTGCTGGCATCCCGTTATCGGATCATCGCTCCCGATCTGCCTGGCTTCGGCTTCACCGAAGTCCCAGCCGAGCGGGAGTACGTATACACCTTCGATGCGATCGGTAAGACGATCGGCGATTTCGTCGAGAAGCTGGGCCTCAAGCGCTACGCGATGTACTTCTTCGACTACGGTGCGCCGACTGGTTTGCGCTTGGCTCTCGCACATCCGGAGCGTGTCAGTGCGATCATTTCCCAGAACGGCAATGCTTACCTGGAAGGTCTTGGAGAGGCTTGGGCACCGATCCGTAAGTACTGGGAAGATGGCCTGCCGGAAAGCCGCCAAGTCATCAACGATGCAATTCTGCATCTGGAGGGGACCCGCTGGCAGTATGTGGAGGGGGTAAGTGATCCTAGTCAGATTGCCCCTGAGTCTTACTACCTCGATGCCCTTCTGCTTGAGCGGCCGGGCAACAAAGAGATTCAGCTCGACTTGTTCTATGACTATCAGAACAACCTGAAGCTGTATCCTGAATTCCAGCAGTTCTTTCGAACCACGAAGGTGCCGACCCTGGCGATCTGGGGCAAGGGTGATCCTTTCTTCATTCCACCAGGAGCCGAAGCCTTCAAGCGGGACAACCCGAATGCCGTCGTCGAGCTGCTGGATACCGGGCATTTCGCATTGGAGACGCACGTCCAGTACATCGCTGACCGGATCGTCGAAGTGCTGGGCGACTCGATCAACTGA
- the yfcF gene encoding glutathione transferase, translated as MSSKIQLYVDHLFASPYSMSVFVALVEKGLDFDIINIDIDAGEQHSAEYAKLSITRRVPMIIDDGFALTESSAITEYLDYVYPDGPLYPRAPRAKARARQLQAWIRSDFMPIREERSTAVIFYRPTNNPLSEDAQQAAHRLFEAIDPLIENPEANLFGEWSIVDVDLALLLNRMVMNGDDVPPKLAAYAKNQWKRPSVVQWTAQARPDID; from the coding sequence ATGTCATCCAAGATTCAGTTGTACGTAGACCATTTGTTCGCTAGTCCCTACTCCATGTCGGTATTTGTTGCCTTGGTGGAAAAAGGTCTGGATTTTGACATCATTAACATCGACATCGACGCTGGTGAGCAGCACAGCGCTGAGTACGCCAAGCTATCGATCACGCGCCGGGTGCCCATGATCATTGATGACGGTTTTGCATTGACTGAATCTTCAGCCATTACCGAGTACTTGGATTACGTTTACCCCGACGGGCCTTTATATCCTCGTGCGCCTCGTGCTAAAGCACGTGCTCGGCAACTTCAGGCATGGATACGCAGTGATTTCATGCCCATTCGTGAAGAGCGCTCCACTGCTGTGATCTTCTACCGACCAACCAACAATCCGCTATCCGAAGACGCCCAACAGGCCGCGCATCGGCTGTTCGAAGCGATCGATCCGCTGATAGAAAATCCAGAGGCCAATCTCTTTGGGGAGTGGAGCATCGTCGATGTTGACCTGGCTCTTCTTCTGAATCGGATGGTCATGAACGGTGACGATGTGCCACCGAAGCTGGCCGCCTATGCGAAAAATCAGTGGAAACGGCCATCGGTAGTTCAATGGACTGCTCAAGCTCGGCCTGATATTGACTGA
- a CDS encoding CGNR zinc finger domain-containing protein, whose protein sequence is MTPPNPAANLPAPYVLADHPALDLLNTVMMVDGRKTDLLNSDEQAFTWLAQAGFGPASLPSAKGGVLLSNLRTLRDAVEVLVHARREERDADPSVLNSFLRDAVPQLTWGAHQPELDRFHHKDEASRQLARLAYSAAELLAEGDFSLVRKCESPDCSLMFYDRTKSHKRRWCSMALCGNRHKVAEFRKRRQGQAG, encoded by the coding sequence ATGACCCCGCCTAATCCTGCAGCGAACCTTCCGGCGCCCTACGTGCTGGCAGACCACCCGGCGCTCGACCTTCTCAATACTGTGATGATGGTGGACGGACGAAAGACGGACCTTTTGAACAGTGATGAGCAAGCCTTTACATGGCTGGCTCAAGCTGGTTTTGGTCCGGCATCTTTACCGTCGGCGAAAGGCGGAGTGCTCCTATCGAACCTCCGCACCCTGCGGGATGCGGTTGAAGTCCTTGTTCATGCACGGCGCGAAGAACGCGACGCCGACCCTTCGGTGCTCAACAGTTTCTTGCGTGATGCGGTACCGCAGTTGACATGGGGTGCTCACCAACCAGAGCTGGACCGTTTTCATCACAAAGATGAAGCCAGCCGCCAGCTCGCCAGGTTGGCGTACTCAGCAGCAGAGCTGCTGGCAGAAGGTGATTTCAGTCTTGTCAGGAAATGCGAGAGCCCGGACTGTTCACTCATGTTCTATGACCGAACCAAATCTCATAAGCGACGCTGGTGCAGCATGGCCTTGTGCGGGAACCGTCATAAGGTGGCTGAGTTCCGAAAACGCCGCCAAGGCCAAGCGGGATGA
- a CDS encoding carboxymuconolactone decarboxylase family protein → MTRITALSLDQAPAGSRTALEGIQKGLGFIPNAFRTLAHSPAALNGYLGLAQALGKSSLSAAEREVVALATSQINGCDYCLAAHTFFATKAGLSDEAISQARNGTLSAIATLAHQITESRGQLSNEQIGAAREVGLTDSKIVEVIAQVTLLTLTNYLNNVATTDIDFPPSPR, encoded by the coding sequence ATGACCCGTATTACTGCACTCTCGCTGGACCAAGCCCCTGCCGGCTCGCGAACTGCCTTGGAAGGTATTCAGAAAGGCCTGGGCTTCATTCCTAATGCATTCAGGACGCTGGCGCACTCGCCGGCCGCACTCAATGGTTACCTGGGGCTCGCGCAGGCTTTGGGCAAGAGTTCACTCAGCGCCGCCGAGCGTGAAGTCGTTGCCCTCGCCACCTCGCAAATCAATGGTTGCGATTATTGCCTGGCAGCCCATACCTTCTTCGCTACCAAGGCTGGCTTGAGTGATGAAGCCATCAGTCAGGCCCGCAACGGCACACTCAGCGCGATCGCCACGCTAGCGCATCAGATCACCGAAAGCCGCGGCCAGTTGAGCAATGAACAGATCGGGGCGGCACGCGAAGTTGGTCTCACCGACAGCAAGATAGTCGAAGTGATAGCGCAGGTCACACTGTTGACCCTGACAAACTACCTGAACAATGTCGCCACGACCGATATCGACTTTCCGCCGTCGCCCCGTTAG
- a CDS encoding NAD(P)H-dependent flavin oxidoreductase — MPNPLQSLLEIEIPVIQAPMVGVSTPKLAAAVSNAGGLGSIGIGASSVDQAREMIRETFRLTDKPFNVNVFCHRPAERNEDLEQGWLRRLAPLFAEYEAVPPSSLREIYTSFVEDVPMLQMLLEERPDVVSFHFGLPPQSMINALNAAGIVTMCSVTNLEEAQLAERAGVHVLIAQGIEAGGHRGVFEPANDDAIGVMALVRLLTSRCKLPVVAAGGIMDGAGIKAAMALGACGAQLGTAFILCPETSANAVYREAMKSHRAYHTQVTSVISGRPARGMVNRNFTDIPSEHASIPAYPVTYDANKALNAAANAQSNFDFAVQWAGQGAPLAREMPAAALIKLLAAEINCEH; from the coding sequence ATGCCAAACCCGCTGCAGTCGCTTCTTGAGATCGAAATCCCCGTCATCCAGGCCCCCATGGTCGGGGTCTCAACGCCCAAACTGGCCGCAGCGGTTTCCAACGCAGGCGGCCTGGGGTCAATCGGCATTGGAGCCAGTTCGGTAGACCAAGCACGGGAAATGATCCGCGAGACCTTTAGGCTTACGGACAAACCGTTCAACGTGAACGTTTTTTGTCATCGCCCTGCTGAACGGAATGAGGATTTAGAGCAAGGCTGGCTTCGCCGTCTTGCACCACTTTTTGCTGAGTATGAGGCTGTGCCGCCAAGTTCGTTGAGAGAGATCTACACCTCCTTCGTTGAAGATGTACCGATGCTGCAAATGCTCCTGGAAGAGCGGCCTGACGTAGTCAGCTTCCATTTCGGCCTTCCTCCCCAGTCGATGATCAATGCGCTCAATGCAGCAGGTATCGTGACGATGTGCTCAGTCACAAACCTCGAAGAGGCGCAATTGGCTGAGCGCGCTGGCGTGCATGTGCTCATAGCCCAAGGTATCGAGGCCGGGGGCCACAGAGGGGTCTTCGAGCCGGCGAACGATGATGCGATCGGAGTCATGGCATTGGTTCGGTTGCTGACGTCGCGATGCAAGTTACCAGTGGTAGCGGCTGGCGGAATTATGGACGGGGCAGGGATCAAAGCTGCAATGGCGCTCGGCGCCTGCGGTGCTCAGCTCGGCACAGCCTTTATCCTCTGCCCTGAGACATCCGCAAACGCTGTGTACCGGGAAGCAATGAAAAGCCATCGCGCCTATCACACCCAGGTAACCAGTGTGATTTCTGGGCGACCTGCCCGGGGCATGGTCAATCGGAACTTCACGGATATACCTTCGGAGCACGCCTCTATCCCGGCATATCCCGTCACCTACGATGCCAATAAAGCTCTGAATGCCGCAGCAAACGCGCAAAGTAATTTTGATTTCGCGGTGCAATGGGCGGGGCAGGGGGCTCCGCTTGCTAGGGAAATGCCAGCAGCAGCTTTGATCAAGTTGCTAGCGGCTGAAATCAACTGTGAGCATTAA
- a CDS encoding AraC family transcriptional regulator has product MDRLSTLLKHFNLHASTFHQGGFCGTTPVYGEHSFGHAHLLRSGRLTFRDKRGLPIELSEPSLILAVRPQAHQLLASEADDTQLVCATLHFDGGANNPLTLALPDFIIMPLRELQGLDGTLDWLFAEAFGDECGRDVILNRLFELMVIQLLRHLMARRTIASGMMAGLAHAQLSRALVCIHDEPQHNWSVAELADRSGMSRASFAAHFRETVGITPADYLANWRISLTQKRLREGRPIALIADEVGYESPSALARTFRRKVGTSPKEWLLQNAP; this is encoded by the coding sequence ATGGACCGACTATCGACATTGCTCAAACACTTCAACTTGCATGCGTCCACGTTTCACCAGGGTGGATTCTGTGGCACCACGCCCGTTTACGGGGAGCACAGTTTCGGCCACGCACATCTGCTGCGTTCAGGACGGCTGACCTTCAGGGACAAGCGCGGCCTGCCCATCGAATTGTCTGAGCCAAGCCTGATCCTGGCAGTGCGCCCGCAGGCACATCAGTTGTTGGCGAGCGAAGCCGATGATACGCAACTGGTATGCGCCACCTTGCATTTTGACGGGGGGGCCAACAATCCACTGACCTTGGCGTTGCCGGATTTCATCATCATGCCGTTGCGCGAATTGCAGGGCCTCGATGGCACTCTCGACTGGCTGTTTGCAGAGGCCTTTGGCGATGAATGCGGCCGCGATGTAATCCTCAATCGGCTGTTCGAACTGATGGTGATTCAGCTGCTTCGGCACCTTATGGCTAGACGGACCATCGCCTCAGGGATGATGGCGGGGTTGGCCCATGCTCAGCTGTCCCGTGCGCTCGTGTGCATTCACGACGAACCTCAGCACAACTGGTCCGTGGCGGAGCTGGCCGATCGCTCCGGCATGTCGCGGGCTAGCTTCGCTGCGCACTTTCGCGAGACGGTGGGTATCACGCCGGCAGATTACTTGGCGAACTGGCGCATCAGCCTGACCCAGAAGCGCCTGCGCGAAGGCCGCCCGATTGCCCTCATTGCAGATGAAGTGGGCTATGAAAGCCCGTCTGCGTTGGCCCGTACTTTTCGGCGGAAGGTGGGTACAAGCCCGAAAGAATGGCTGCTGCAGAATGCGCCATAA
- a CDS encoding isochorismatase family cysteine hydrolase encodes MTHPVYASERTALLLVDPYNDFLSDGGKLYPMLRSVADEVQLLDNLRRTVAAVRAQAIQVYYVPHRRWQPGDYTRWAHPNPTQRLIQERHTFAKGSWGGEWHPDFVPQEGDIIIQEHWGQSGFANTDLDFQLKQRGITHVIVVGLLANTCIESTARFAMELGYHVTLVRDATAAFSKEMMHAAHELNGPTFAHSIVDTRGLVQTLQLQ; translated from the coding sequence ATGACCCATCCTGTGTATGCCTCGGAGCGGACCGCTCTGCTGCTGGTCGACCCCTACAATGACTTCCTGTCCGATGGCGGCAAGCTTTATCCCATGCTCAGAAGCGTCGCGGACGAGGTTCAACTGCTCGACAACCTGCGCAGGACCGTTGCCGCCGTGCGGGCACAAGCAATTCAGGTGTACTACGTGCCTCATCGGCGCTGGCAGCCCGGCGACTACACCCGCTGGGCTCACCCCAATCCCACCCAACGCCTGATCCAGGAACGTCACACCTTTGCCAAGGGTTCCTGGGGCGGCGAGTGGCATCCCGATTTCGTGCCACAGGAGGGCGACATCATCATCCAGGAACACTGGGGACAAAGTGGGTTCGCCAATACCGACCTCGATTTCCAGCTGAAGCAACGAGGCATCACACACGTAATCGTCGTCGGCCTGCTGGCGAACACCTGCATCGAATCGACGGCACGCTTCGCCATGGAGTTGGGTTATCACGTCACGCTGGTCCGCGATGCGACTGCCGCCTTCAGCAAGGAAATGATGCACGCGGCGCACGAACTGAACGGGCCGACGTTTGCTCACAGCATCGTCGACACCCGCGGGCTCGTGCAGACTTTGCAACTGCAGTGA
- a CDS encoding cupin domain-containing protein, producing MNKKLTVFRELDIQPVRDLPFFEEVVEGDPHTLTSKYYHDEQQGRISGEWEASTGAWRIDYKVWEFCHVLSGRCVIELEGCAPVTLAAGDTFIIEPGAKGKWTVLEDMKKNFVILLPAS from the coding sequence ATGAACAAGAAGCTGACCGTGTTCCGCGAACTGGATATCCAACCGGTGCGCGACCTTCCCTTTTTTGAAGAGGTCGTGGAAGGCGACCCTCATACGCTGACGTCCAAGTACTATCACGATGAACAGCAAGGCCGGATTTCCGGAGAATGGGAAGCCAGCACCGGAGCGTGGCGCATCGACTACAAAGTCTGGGAGTTCTGCCATGTCTTGAGCGGACGCTGCGTCATCGAGCTTGAGGGTTGCGCCCCGGTCACACTGGCCGCTGGCGACACGTTCATTATCGAACCGGGCGCCAAAGGCAAATGGACCGTGCTGGAAGACATGAAGAAGAACTTCGTGATCCTCTTGCCCGCGAGCTAG
- the grxC gene encoding glutaredoxin 3, producing MSQVTIYTTRHCPYCVSAKQLLSTKGVAPLEIDVEQSSAALAEMLQRSGRRTVPQIFVGDLHIGGFDDLAILDHKGKLDALLYA from the coding sequence ATGAGCCAAGTGACTATTTACACCACCCGACACTGCCCTTACTGTGTGAGTGCCAAGCAATTGCTATCAACCAAAGGCGTTGCTCCTTTAGAGATTGATGTAGAGCAGTCTTCCGCAGCGCTGGCGGAGATGCTGCAGCGCTCCGGGCGTAGAACCGTCCCGCAGATCTTCGTGGGGGATTTGCATATCGGCGGCTTTGATGACTTGGCAATCCTGGATCACAAGGGAAAGCTCGATGCATTGCTTTATGCCTGA